One Acidobacteriota bacterium genomic window carries:
- a CDS encoding TraR/DksA family transcriptional regulator: MDKRRVDHYRKQLLTKQEEIRRMVVRSDQDGREADLEITQDLADRAANSYTKEFLFHQGDDNRRILQLIQEALRRTNNGSYGLCVECQKDVQSKRLEAVPWARHCIECQEKQEKGLL, translated from the coding sequence ATGGATAAGCGGAGGGTAGATCACTACCGAAAGCAGTTGCTGACCAAGCAGGAGGAAATTCGCCGAATGGTTGTAAGGTCAGATCAAGACGGCCGCGAGGCGGATCTAGAGATCACTCAGGACCTGGCCGATCGTGCCGCGAATTCGTATACCAAGGAATTTCTTTTCCATCAAGGCGACGATAACCGGCGAATCCTGCAGCTGATCCAGGAGGCCCTCCGACGGACCAATAATGGCTCTTACGGGCTCTGCGTGGAATGCCAGAAGGACGTCCAAAGCAAGCGCCTCGAAGCTGTTCCATGGGCCCGGCACTGCATCGAGTGCCAGGAGAAGCAGGAAAAAGGCCTGCTTTAA
- a CDS encoding ComF family protein — protein sequence MPEGRPKQAPRSCSMGPALHRVPGEAGKRPALTDRSPRKARFAFIPGLPSNQDRRPLLQELADSLFAVVFPTKCSICGGEVANVTGLGICHQCWSGVERWEGISCEKCGLPIVSEQAADAVQVLCGACRANDPRFDLARVFGIYRGSLRLLILQLKFRQRERLGKRLGSLLAHAFEKLAGLADGGPLLIVPVPLFHLRERERGYNQALLLARGLKHRLGRVPGGKNIKIDTGLLLRKRATPPQAGLRLQARHENVRNAFAVARPEHAAGRQVILVDDVMTTGATLSSCAAVLKKHGATKVYALAMARATPQFPDTESLPQAASVDEFGRDWT from the coding sequence ATGCCAGAAGGACGTCCAAAGCAAGCGCCTCGAAGCTGTTCCATGGGCCCGGCACTGCATCGAGTGCCAGGAGAAGCAGGAAAAAGGCCTGCTTTAACTGACCGTAGTCCACGGAAAGCGAGGTTCGCTTTCATTCCGGGCTTGCCTTCCAATCAGGACCGTCGCCCGCTCCTTCAAGAACTGGCTGACAGTCTGTTCGCAGTTGTTTTCCCCACAAAATGCTCCATTTGCGGCGGTGAAGTTGCCAATGTCACCGGCCTTGGCATCTGCCACCAATGCTGGTCCGGGGTCGAAAGATGGGAAGGGATCTCGTGCGAAAAGTGCGGCCTCCCTATTGTTTCTGAACAAGCCGCTGACGCTGTCCAGGTGCTTTGCGGCGCGTGTCGCGCGAACGATCCTCGTTTCGATCTTGCCCGTGTTTTCGGGATTTACCGCGGAAGCCTGCGCCTGCTGATCCTCCAATTAAAGTTTAGACAGAGGGAACGCCTGGGCAAAAGGCTAGGGAGCTTGCTTGCGCATGCCTTCGAGAAGCTTGCCGGCCTGGCTGACGGCGGACCTCTTCTCATAGTTCCTGTCCCACTTTTTCATTTGCGGGAGCGGGAGAGAGGATACAACCAGGCCCTGCTTTTGGCCAGGGGTTTGAAGCATCGTCTGGGCCGAGTGCCGGGGGGAAAGAACATAAAAATTGATACGGGCCTGCTGCTTCGCAAACGCGCAACACCCCCGCAGGCTGGCTTAAGGCTACAAGCCCGGCATGAGAACGTGCGCAACGCCTTCGCGGTAGCAAGACCCGAGCATGCGGCAGGCCGGCAAGTAATCCTGGTAGACGACGTGATGACCACAGGGGCCACGCTATCGTCCTGCGCGGCTGTGTTGAAGAAGCATGGGGCCACAAAAGTATATGCCCTGGCAATGGCGCGGGCCACACCACAATTCCCGGACACCGAAAGCTTGCCTCAGGCGGCAAGTGTTGACGAATTTGGCCGTGACTGGACATAA